A stretch of DNA from Anopheles ziemanni chromosome 3, idAnoZiCoDA_A2_x.2, whole genome shotgun sequence:
TATCTTGAAGCTAATCTTTGCACATCAAACAACTACGTTTCAGGCGAAGAGATTCACATTCCCAAATAAGAGGCCACGTTTGGATTGGTTTGCCAAATCATGGCCAAAGCTAGCCACTAAATATCGCGGGAATGGAATGAAGCGTACTCGGGATGTCGCGATGCTTATCTCTCTCGCATGTACGCGATGCGAAAGTCAGAagcatgtaaaataaaaatcccaaTCGTCGACGGACAGGAGCTTTATAAACAGTGCACTGTTATCAAGTTTAACCATCGCTTACAGGATACAAGATTTTAATTCGAAGAGGTAGCGCCTAATAAGACGCGCCTAAAATAAACCCTTACGCTTTTAGGCTGAAATAGGCTTTTTATAGCTGCACATGTTTTATTGGCTTATATTTCCTATATACAGAGAAAAAGCAATGGTTAACACCAAATGTGTGTAATCTGATGTTGCGAACAAGATTACTTCTTGGTAGTTAATCTTTCACAAGCACTACGTGTCATAAACCAGTCAAGGGTTTTGATCCAAAAGACaagtgaattttattttaaattgttgctcATTTCTAATATTGATTTCCGACAGGAGTGAGTCTTTGAAGGTACTTTGCAGAGGTAGCAATACTTGCCCCTGACATAGTGTTAAAGAGTCTTTAAAtcacaacaacaataaaatagCTTCCTAAAGATATGTTCCAACACATCTGACATATTCATGTGAAGAGATGTACAAGAATCAGAAATCGATATCCATCCAAAATACCTATTCGATTGCGTCTGCAAAAcagcaaacataaaaacagaaaaaagaagatGACCAACATTGTTTGGCGACGAAATCGATTCCGGAGCCATCGAATTTATCTCACACTACCGTTTGGTTCTGAACACCACCAGTTACAGATTGCATCTCGATGAGGTTGAGAAAAGGAACAAGTCAAATGCATTTTTTATCAACAATCGATGGAACAACACACACCGCCAACAAGAGGTGGTGTCATCGTTTATTTCTCCGATAGCATTATTTAATtggccattttatttttttccttgcctCCGTAGGGTCCGATGGCACGAGAACTTgagacaaaataaacgaacgaacaaaaacTGGTTTTGTTTCCCTTGGAGTTGATACTATTGTTGTACGAGATGCTAATAAGACATTTAAATGATTCTTTAGAATCTCTGGggctttaaaaagaaaattaacaaacatgCGGTAACTTTCGATTCATCATCAATTGTAATGTTTTCCTGATATGTTTCTACTTCTTTGcttgtttcttttcgattAGAATTCCACATCAATATTGtctgctttgttttttctaaCTCCGAATCCTTCCGAAAGTACGATAGTTTTCCCTCAGATTGTCCGCCATCTTCTACGCCTTCATGCAGGACAAATGTAGTCAACttcttttgttattattttgtatCATTTTTATCTTTGCCAACATACAGACAGACCAATGCCGCATAGTTCTAGCGAAAAATATGCTAATGCTAACGACCGGAACGAATCTGTTcctacctttttttctcctcgctCTTTTAATGTTCACCGTTCGTTTTGGGCATCGCTTTAttctactgtttttttttatatttcagaGTTTTCCCTCGTTTCGGTTGGAGTTTCTTgggggaaggggaaggaaCTATTTGTGTCTAGACAACACGGAATCAATGGAAACAATTAAAAGTTCTATTCATCAATCGAAGCGTGGTCGAGCTTCGAATCCAACACCATCAGACAGATGGACAGACACATTTCGAGCGATTTACGACGATGAGTAATGGAAAGATAGCATGGATAAGAATTGCTACGATTAGGTCAAAGGAGcaaagaaaactttttctttctaaTGACTCAGGAAAAAGTAGGATTCTGTGCGTTCTAGGAAAgaatgttggtttttgttcctGCCATTTGAAGACGACTCTTGTATAGAAATTAAtaacaattaaataaattttgaattaaTTCGCCCCTTCTTTTGCTGCTTGCATGGCGAAAAATGTTATCGCTGTCAAACAACTATACCAAAAAAGATACAACAAGCCGAAGCCGAACAAACTAGCATAAAAAGGGCGATAAATTATGACAACGCCGAGTTTTCTACGATGCTCGTACGAGGCTTCCAAGAAGTAAGGGAGAGTGTTAAAGATTGAACCAAAACAATGctaaaaaaagaggaaacggGCAAATGCGATAAGAAAAGTGACGCGTCTTGTCGAAtcgcccaccaccaccatccgttGGGGGCCACAGCTTCCCTCCGTTTGGCCTTTTGTTCAGACGATCCGATCGTGTCCTGTGATTATGCTTCGCGAGATACGCTCCTCAGTCTCCGCGTGATCGAACGGTCTCCCCCCTCTCGGGTCAACATGATGTTATGCTCCCGCtgtcatgttttttgttttgctgttctgccgtaactttttttattcgtcGCTTTGCTTCCCCTCTGGGCGGCGGGATGAATGAGATGAGATGAAACTGAATGGAGCTTCTGTTGACCGCGTGCCAACTAAATGTGGCGCTATGTGAGAATCCGTCCCCGGGATGGTTGGGATGCTCTCTCACTCTCcttccatcgtcgtcgtcgtggggAGACCGCGGGAAGCGTGGTTTGCAGTTTTCGGGCGGACATTGGCGCCGGCCAGCTTTACGATGCCAGACAGTCGCCGGGAGCGCCGTGGACGAGACGCGTCTCTGGACACCGGCTCACTCTCATCGGTGAAGTGTTCCCTGTATTCGTGTACAGTTTTCAGTAAGGAAGATTTCAATCCTTGCTAACAAGCCGACGGAAAAATACGCACCTCGTGGTTTGATGAATCGCTGAAATTGCTGATGCTACTGCttctgccgctgctgctgggaCAGCATCTCTTACCAGTAGTGTGCCAACAGCTGAGGCTGGTAGTGTAGAGAACCGACTGAGACACAACAACGCAAACATACAGCAGCTGATAAGCCCAAAGATCTCGCTCTTGTGAAACCGGGAAGTGCAGTCGGTGCGTCCGAATCGAACAGCAGTAGTGTGTGTCGATCGCATAGCGGTCGTTTGACGTTTTGTACTGACGTTGGAGCTACTTTTGGTAtacttccttccgttgtccTCTAAGTGCTGACAGTGCCGATCCCGTGTGGGCCAGGGTTAGTGTACAATAGTATCCTGAGTCCTCAAGTGCCTTCTAGTGTCCACCGATGCCGGTGCGATCGGggtttttgctgctgctactcTGGCTTCATCAACGGATGCCAACGTCCTCGTTAGCCACAGATCAACCAACAACCAAGGTAAGCGATTGGCCAACCTATCATCTTTGTGCACAACCTAAGAGTTCTCCCGCTCCCAAACGTTCCTCCAGCGTTGCGGTGGTGGTCTGTGCATCTTGCCGGAACTATGTCGCCCCGTTAGCGTGAACGTGTACGACGAGGTGCATCTCGACTTCTTCAGGTAACTATCCGGAAGTGTCATCGCCGGGCGCCACGACATCGTTGCCACCATTCCCAACCATTTTTTCATCGCCATCGATCCGCTTTAATCTCAGCGTTTAAAGTTTCGATCGTTCCAGCTCCGACGAGTGCCGGCTGCCGCATCTAAAGTGCTGCCCCTACGAACGCATCGTCCGTGCACCGGTAGGAAAGAAATTGCTAATCCATTTTTAGACTCACTCTAATCTATCCGCGGTCGGAAAGGCAGGAAAGACGTACGGAGCAAAGGGGTTTCGTTCATAAAAGTGCAAAGCCGCGCGATAGGACAAGAAGACGAAAATATCGCATGCTCAGCTGAGAGACGAGAAGCGAAGTATTTCGCGAATGTTGATAAGGCAGGCTGGACGGATTTGACTTCCACAAAAAATCAGTCAAAACAAGACCCAACTTACGAGGTCGCGAACgtttttgattatttgtaTCACCGTTGCATGAACAGGAAGTGACGTTTGTCTTTTTGCATCACTTTCAAATTAAGTTGACCtcatttcaaacatttataCGAGACTCGAGTTTTTATAGAAGAACAGTTGAAATTGTAATATTAAAGGCCTCCATAAAGAATAAGTAATCAATGCGTAAAATTTGATGAAACGAATGATAAATGAAGATTTCCAAATATCCACTTCAGATATATTAGAAATCTGTATgaactgaaataaaatatatggaTTTCTTCATCTAATTTGTTTGGGCAGGACACGGAGGCACCGGACGAGAACGAGGTTGTTTGTGCCGCCAGGAATAACAACGGCATCGGCCATGTGGAGCAACGAGACAAAACACGGGCAAAATATGGCAAGTAATTGAGAATAGAACTACCGTAAACTTTGTTAAATAATTGTAGGAAATTGTTCTaacacattttgtttattttaaatgttacaGGAGAATTTCCCTGGATGGCGTTCGTTTACACCTCCCAGGGCGAGTACGAGCTATATCTTTGTGGAGGCACTCTGATCCACTCGAAGGTGGTCATCACCATAGCTCACTGCATCGAAAACAGAACAAGCAGCGAGTTGCGAGTCCGTCTCGGTGAATGGGATCTGGAGCACATGGTCGAAATCTATCCTCCGCAGGATCGCGCCGTGCTGGCTAGCGTCACACACCCCGAGTTCTACAGTGATCTCCTACTCAACGATATTGCCATCCTGTTTCTCGATGAGCATGTCGACTTCACCGAGGTGGTCGGGATAGCCTGCCTCCCGCCTCAGAACGCCAACTTTGACCACAAGCGATGCCTGTTCTCTGGCTGGGGCGAGGACGAACGGGGCCGCAACTCGTCCGTGTTGAAGCGCACCAAACTCCCGGTTGTACCGAATGGCCAGTGCCAGCGCATCCTACGCCGTCACCTGCTGAGCCGACACTTCCGGTTGCACCAAGGATTCCTGTGTGCTGGCGGGGAGTCTGGAAAAGATGCGTGCCGTGGAGACGGTGGATCACCTCTCGTCTGCCCGATTCCGCATTCCGAGAACCAGTACTTCGTGGTCGGACTGGTCGCCTTTGGGTACGAGTGTGGCACGCAAGGTGTACCGGGAGTGTACGTTAACGTTCCTCACTATCGCGATTGGATCGATGGGGAAATCGAGAAGATGTATCATGTTGATATTTTCGTATAGGTTTGCGGTACTTCCCTGCCCGACGCTGTTAGCTTTTCCTGCCAGCTTCACGCCATTTTAACGCAGAGTCGTCAAACATTAAGCTTCCAAATTATTTAACACctaagaaataaaaagttgCCTATATGTTATTACCCTTATTCAAACACTTGTCCCTATGAtctttttattcaaaagaagTTAATGTTACATTGAGGCGTAGAAATATCTTTTGAAAATCATTAATTGCATgacattaaaaatttaaaacctgATTCGGTTGATCCTGATTTGCATAATCATTAATTTGCTGTTTCCGTTCACCTCACACGCGGGCAATGTCAATACAGTGCCTGTTAAACCGGTAACAGTTGGCAACTATAGTACTACCGCCTACTTGCTTTTGGACACTTATCGTCGTCGTTTGCCGTTGTCGTAAAAGTCCGTTTTATGACCGGCAAACCGTCGTAAACATATATTTAACGATTATTTGTTGACGGAGACATTAGTTACCGGCTTGGATCGATCGAATCGACACTTTAGcgtaaatatttacaaatgtgtactttggaaaaataaattgctaTTGCTTAAAGAAATCATAATCTCGTGTTAAGAAAGATGTACTTGTTACACGTAATTAATACAAACCAAAAATTTGAGTATTTTAACGTTGGGATCTACCAACACTTGCATAAGAGAACTGTTCCAACACCTGCACAAAATGTTTCTACTGCGTGTCATTTTCGTTATTATCTGCCCGTTTTGAATCTGTCGGTACTGAATGGAAAGCCACCACCGTTTCTTCTTTCTGCCTACCTCGTATCCATGGTGCCAAAAGCTTCGGATCGATAGTTCGTTCCTGTCGATCACGTCCCTCGCGCAATTTGTTAAAATAGCTAATCAACGTTCCAGCCACACAAGTAACAACAGTTCCGAACAGGGTAAAATACAAATAGGACATGTGGTAGAACGATTTTCCCACATGTTCTAAAGTTTCTTCCATGTTGCCTGCAGTGGTGTTGTAGGCAAACTCGTATGGGCAATCGTCCACCGAAGTTGGTTTGGTTTCAAACTTCATGCTACCAGATGCGATACCATACTGTGCCATGTAGCATGTGTAAAACATGACCACTATCCCCATAATGCCTCCATACAGGGCACCCTGTAAAAAGATGAAATTAGTATTTAgttgtaaaacagaaaaccctAAGAAATGTTATCTTCCTCAACTGACCGTTCCATCAACCCACGGCATAAGTATGCCCATCACGAATACACCAAAGAGTGGCGCTCCGGTAGCGGAGGCCATAGTCATTGCAAGCTGCATCACGGTGCCCATATGTTCCACCGTCAACGAAAGAAGCACCGATAGGACACCATGTGCCAATACCACACCTCGCATTATGTAGTTAACCTGTGTTTTCGTCAGCGGTGTCTTGCGGAACGGCTTGCAGAAATCCTCAAGGGTGATCGCAGACAGAGCGTTCAATGCGGACGAAAGTGAGCTGAGGGCTGCACTGAAGATTCCTGCTATGAAAATTCCCGTCAGACCGGGTTGATCGGCGAAGGTTTCCATCACAAACAGAGGCAGTAGTTGATCCTTCGATTTGGCCAACTGTGTTGTGAGTGGATCGCACCGATAGTACGTAGCGTAGATAACCATCCCGATAAGGAACAGCATCCCGTTCACCACGAACCAACCGGCGACATAGCCATGAATAGCTTTTCGCGCATCTCGAAGCGTTGGAAGGGATAGAAACCGCTGGATACTGTCTTGAACAGTGGAAATAAAGTTAAGGTAGAACAGCGGTGCACCAATCAATATCGTCCACATAGTGTGGCGTAGTGTTGGGTCTGGGTCGAAGCTTGGTGCTTCGAGTCGCCCGCCTGCAATGTTCCGCTCGATCACTATTCGCGGTCCACCGACGTCGTACGTTCCTTTGATCAAAA
This window harbors:
- the LOC131284163 gene encoding sodium-coupled monocarboxylate transporter 1-like; this translates as MGSTSEDEYTIEPRDREISGKHPGKTIELINRSLQRFDWPDYVSFVMMLFVCIIVGIFFGYKDHQKNKHKKLQQSERDSQVLDYLVGGRKMQVFPVTMSLVAGGFSAVTLLGTTTEIYVYGTQYCYIGIAMIIMAFVMHHVFLPVFHELQVTSVYEYLQLRFDRRMRLFGSILSTFGDILWMPICIYAPSLAFNQVTGISLYIISPIVIMICVFYTSLGGLKAVIWTDVIQTGVALAALLAVLIKGTYDVGGPRIVIERNIAGGRLEAPSFDPDPTLRHTMWTILIGAPLFYLNFISTVQDSIQRFLSLPTLRDARKAIHGYVAGWFVVNGMLFLIGMVIYATYYRCDPLTTQLAKSKDQLLPLFVMETFADQPGLTGIFIAGIFSAALSSLSSALNALSAITLEDFCKPFRKTPLTKTQVNYIMRGVVLAHGVLSVLLSLTVEHMGTVMQLAMTMASATGAPLFGVFVMGILMPWVDGTGALYGGIMGIVVMFYTCYMAQYGIASGSMKFETKPTSVDDCPYEFAYNTTAGNMEETLEHVGKSFYHMSYLYFTLFGTVVTCVAGTLISYFNKLREGRDRQERTIDPKLLAPWIRGRQKEETVVAFHSVPTDSKRADNNENDTQ